One Actinomycetota bacterium genomic region harbors:
- a CDS encoding PGPGW domain-containing protein: MNRQTLLANWHRLPHPFRWAGVAVVGGTLVLIGLVLLVLPGPGIPLLIIGLVILATEFAWAESLLQRVKRHGTSVTSVISDRLRWKRKGKG; this comes from the coding sequence ATGAATAGGCAGACCCTGCTCGCCAACTGGCATCGACTGCCGCACCCGTTTCGCTGGGCGGGTGTCGCAGTTGTTGGTGGGACACTTGTGCTGATCGGACTTGTCTTGCTCGTGCTGCCCGGTCCTGGCATCCCTCTGCTGATTATCGGCCTAGTGATTCTGGCGACTGAATTCGCTTGGGCCGAATCCCTCCTGCAACGCGTCAAGCGTCACGGAACCAGCGTCACCTCAGTGATTTCTGATCGACTCAGATGGAAGAGAAAGGGCAAGGGATGA